TTTTTAACAGAGACTGGGACCAAAAGAGGTGAGGATGAGTGAAGATgttgaggaaaagaggagagaggtcaTGAAAGAGGGCCCTGACTTTATTAGTAAAGTAGGAACAGAAGTCATCTACTGAGAATCAGGGAGCTAGGGTGGCACCAGCAGCTTGAGAGGAAGCAAGATTTGAAACTACCACTGTAGGAATGTAGAAGTTActttgagaagaagaaaaagatttttgtgCAACAGTGAGAGCCCTACTGAGAGATTGGACTTAGACCCAGGATGCATGGTACTGTGACTTGTACAGGGGCTCTGGGGACCAGAACTTCAGGCTTACAAATGGAGAAGGCTGTTGTCTGCCAATCTGGCTCCTAGCTTCTTGTCCTATCCAGTAACCCAAAGTATAAAACAAACAAGCCATCAATATGCATTTACACTTGCTGCGTGCCAGGTGCTATACTAAGCAGTAGGGATAGATGGCTATGTGGTTGACACTACTCTCCTTTCTACATTCTTTCACAATATTCaacctttttccttctcatttcctgAGGCCACCACTCTGGCTCCTCAGTGTCCACTGTGGACATCTCAGGgctccccttttcctcccaattAATACTATGGACAAAGATGGCTTCTACTTTCCTGCATCTAAGGAGAGGGACAGTGGGGCTCTCCCGCTGACTGGCACCAcgcccttttctcttcttgtcttCCCAACACCCCCCACCTCACCCTGTCCTTACTTTGTTGGCTCCAAACTGTACTCGTGCTTTCCCTTTCACCAGGGTGGCACTGATCTGCATGATCACGGACTCTATGGAGTAGGCACTGCTCCAGCCCTGCGAAAAGatgggggggaaggaaagggggaaattaTAGAACAGGTCAAGACATGGTTTCCCCCAGCCTTAGGGAATAATAAGATATCACAAGCAAGTTCCCTAGCTAAGTGAGGGCTGTGCCAACGGTTCCAGGATGGCACCCTATACTTCACCCACAATGCAGGCATTCCCAAACCATCTAGTGAGGATGGGCTATGACAGTGATAACTTAAGAAACTCCACCTGGGGATGTATTTGGGAAAAACCCCAGTCCAAAGCAGTTGAGACAGGTAAGCTCACCTGTTTGGTGAGAAGTTCCATGCAGATGGCACCTCCACCCAGAACATACCTACGGAGAAAAGACTGGTCAACTGTGCATGGCATAGGTTCTATCCCCCCTTTCCACAAGGCATCCCTTGTTCTTCCACCTACTCACCCTCCTGAGAGAACTGGAGAGACAACCCTGACAAATGGTGGGTCAAAGGGAAAGTTGTCCTAAGAGGGAGAGAAACCAGTCAGGATGGTTTGAGTGGTCAATCTATCAATTAACAAGCATCcattaagtggctactatgtgccagatgctgtcaCCCCACACCACCTCCCCAAGGACAATATAGGACAGGTAGGCAGAAGCAGGTCAGGGAAACAGGGGATATGAATTGAGAACAGctttactttaaaagaaaagttgagGAGAATGAAGTcagctccttctttctctttgagGATCTGGAGATCGTTGTGCAAAGCGCTGTCCTGGTCAACTCTACAAAGTAAGGTAACAGGCTGTTGCTTGATCTCCAAGAGCTTCAGAAGGCCTCCACCCCATGCCCAATCTAGAGACCAAGACAGCTAGCAATCAAGTCAATTCCAGGCCACAGATAACTTGGCTCCCCATCTTGACCCCATCTTGACCCCACCTCTCCCTACACTCTTCGGCTCTGCTGATGACAATTAAATAAGTCTGCTCTGGAGGATTCCACTAATGGCCAGCCCTCCCTTGTCCCATGACCCCCAATCCAAAGCTTTTCACTTACTTGAGGAGTTTGACGTTCCAATCGTACAGGCTATCATTTACTAGTTCGACTGCATAGTTTCCTGGGGGTTGGGggtagggaaagagagaagaaattagTATTACTAGGAAGGAATACTCTTCCCTTCCTCAGTCTAAAAGACCAAAGGAAAGTACTAAGGGCTCAGCACCAGACTAACATCCTAAATCATGTCTAGGTGCTCTACCTTCTGACCCTAAGCTTCATGGAAGCCTAGATTCCCACTGAGTGGCTTCAAGACCCTCTCCCCCTCTTTAGCCCTAAAGTCCCTACTTCCTGAGCCAGTGTTCCAAAGTACCCCCTCTCCAAAGCTGGACTTACCGCCTTTGAAACTTTGTGATCGGTAAATATCCCTGAGCTCCTTCATCAGCCGGTCAGTGGCCTGCACCGAGCCAGACACTGCGCCCTGCAGGGGAGGGGACAATAGGAACCTCCCACCATTACAGGATTTAGGGACACATCTTGGACTTTAGAGAGTACCTGGCAATTGCTTGAGGATGTAAGCGCTAATTCTTTCCTCCTACATTTTAAGAGTCATTATCCCATTCTAGACTTTCTAACCTTGGCACAGCCTTAATGACAATACTAGTGGGAGAAACCCACCCTGATCCAGGACCCTTGCCCACCCTCCCCCCAGGGGACACGTACATTTAAGTAATCTTGCCTCtggttctttttaattttctctaataTGGCCAAGTTCTCCTTCCCAATGCCATCATCCTCAGACTTTTTCCCCTCAGCTGGctcttcttctttcatttcatagTGATCTAAGTCCTCTGTATCCTTgaggaacaaaacaaaaacatttttttttggtggggggaagggagtagTTAACCATCTCCCCAGCCCTGTATACAGTGAAGATGTGAGCTAGGCAGCCAGCAGCCCAGACTAAACTCTATGTTCAAGTCATCTAATCACCCCTACTCTTTAGCATTCACAAAGAGGATATCTCTCTCTTATCACCAAGCTTATATAGAATACAGCTCAAATGAACATTTGATAGAACTGAAAAAATTGTAACAAAAGTCAGAGGCCAAGTTCCCTAATTCCCCCTACAtgacctttctcttttctctatgaCATCCCTAAACACCAAAAAGAAGGGATTTGGACTCCCCACCATTACCCATTTGTATGGTTTTATCTTCCTCAAGACTGACATACATACAAGCTAACATTTTACTTGGTAAATTCTTAGCAGACTGGTGGGTGGgctaggggaaaagagaaaaggcttCAGAACCTCCCATTCTCCCCACTCCACCCACTGAACTCCATAACAACATAATCATCTGGTTTGGTCCCAACCTGTGCTTTCATCAGTCAGTGTGATGCAGTACACAAAGAATCagcaagacttgggttcaagtcccacttctgacacgtACTGACcatgtaaccatggacaagtcacttaattttgctgCCCCAGACAACTGAGAGTAAAGACCAGAAGTAATAGAATTGTCCATCTGAATCAGAGGTCTGGACCAAAACACAATGACAATGACTGACATTTATGCTTTAAGATACTCAAAGAGCTATACATGCAATATCTCATATAATCTCACAGCTACCAGGGTGACTCCAGCAGCCCAAGAGGAGTAGGCAGAGGTCATCTCATGCCTTGTTTATTCCTGTATTTTCAGCAATTAACATAGTGCCTTGTACagaacaggcatttaataaaaaagTTTGAGATGAATCTTGAGTTATTAACCTACCTAACACTTAGAGACTCAAGGTATTGCAACTGGGGAAAGACAAGAGAGCCTAGGACATGAAGCCACCTGTTAGTGGTTCTCTCTTCCTTAATGTCCAGTGTGACTGTCCTCTATATTGGCCTGATATTCCAGCCAAGAACCATTTGCCATGGCCTGATATTCCAGCCAAGAACCATTTGCCATGATTAACCCGTCCAACTCCAATCACACCAATATATTCATACACTCAGCTTGAACTAAATTTACACTGGATGCTGTGTTGATTCTTAAGAGTCTTCAGTTACTTCACATACACGTGTCTCAGTCTCCCAAGTTCCTCAATGAATGACCCTACCTTTTTTCCTTTAGTGTCCTCTCTACAGAAATCTGTAAATAGGGAGTATCCCATACAGATGACCTTTATTTAGCTTACCAAAATTACTGTTACCACGAACCCCTCCTAACTCAGTTCTAAGGTAACAAATCCATCATTTACCTCAGGcatctcttcatcttcatcttcagaAGAAACATCTTCTTGTGTGCACTATAGAGCATAGGGAAAAGATGGAGGTCAGAGCCAATGTTCCAAGAGTAGGATGGATTCCCTAAACCCATCGTCTCCTCTAACTACTCTGGGCACTCAGGACTGGAAATCTAAGACTGCCAGCTTAGACATTCACTCAATCTACAGTGTGGGGGAACAACTAATTTACCAGCCTGCTCATTACTCTTGACCATGTCTTTACCATTCATGGAGCAAAGAATTACAATACAATTTTCCAAAGAGTAATATCTATTTACTTAGGCCTCTCCAGACTGATGCTTCATGTATGTTCCTGAAGTCTAGGTCTCTACACTCCCCTAATACTTGGAAACCCCACATGAAGGGCATCCCTAGATTAAGTGAGCCACAAAGAAAAAGATTCACTTTCTAACACCTCTATCTACCTCAGACAGGGTTATGGCTgaagggagagatgatgaaaGATGGGAATGGTGCAGATTcagcagaggggaaaaaagcccCCTTACTCACCTGCTCTGCTGGCAGGGGCTGGTCCAGCATCTCAACATCTGGATGCTGAGGGAGGTTGTACAGTTTGCACAAGTCAGAGATGATCCTCTTCAGATGCTGCAACAGCTGGGGATAGTAGACCACAGTGACATAAGATACTCTTGCCTCTCCCCAATCTggccagatgcagtgggagaaacCAAGGGCTCAGACCCAAGATGAAGGTTGAGTAGTATCCATTTCTCCAAGGGACATGGACCCTGGGTCATATTGGAAACCTGGCCACGGGAGTGATTCTGTTAGAAAGCCCCATGCTGGGGCTGATGACATTCTCCCTCTAGTTAGGGGAAGGTGGCTTCCCTACTGAGTCTTCTTCAGGCCAATTATTTTACAGTGTCATCTAAATTTAGGACAATTCCCACCCTTCATCTGTCTCCACTGCAGGTTCTCTTCTTGGCTCAGGCCCCAAGTCCCTGCCCTGCTCACCAGAGTATTCCCTTTCTTTATGTCCACAAGTCTCTCCAGAACGGCAGCCAAGTTAGGGTCATCAGACTCCACAGACCAGATTGGGGGCACCGCAGGATAAGATTCCTAAGGGGAGAGGATAGGGAGGTCAAAAATGGAACTTCAGATTTTGCCTGCCCACCCATTCTCAGGTGCCAGTCtgcccttcccccctctccctcaaTGTCTCTCACAAATGCCTAGCTCAGCAGATCAGTGCCCAACCAGGCAGGGTTGGGAGGGTCTTTCTCTGAATGGAAGCTCAAGGACTAGATCCCCTTTTGTCTATCCCAGTTCATCATGAGTTTTGAAAAATTATGGAAGGAGATCACATCTACTTCCAGTGATACCCCAGAAACTGTTCCATTCCCTACAAAGAGGTCTAGGCAAAGGGTCCCCTTATGTTTACAGAACAAAACTCCagttccctcccctcccaaaaggaTGGAACCCAAAGTTAGAGAAGGACCATGAATATAATCAGAGCAGAAAAAGCAACAGCTCACTTTAGTTTTAGGAGAGGAAGACTTGTAACAAACAAGATTTTTATCTGTGACCAAATTATTCTTTCCAGCATTCAGCCAAAGGCTTGACAGAATAACGTGGCAGTATAGGGGAGCTGCTCTTTCCAACACTGATTGAAGCAGATGCTGTCCCCCGATGACCAATTTTGCCCATCTTTTCTTTGGTAATCTTGTAAACCTGCCACCCTCACAGTCAAGAGGTCACAGGGTTCTGATACAACTGATTTAGAAGACAACCTACGCTGCTGACATTGCCAGCATTCCTAAACTACAACAGTAGATGCAGACAGTCGAGTTCCCCCTATTTCCCAAAGACGGGTTGGTTGAGAATCTAGGCCCCTTTCTCCCTTGTCTCTGGAAGGGCAAGGACTATCTGGGGCTAACTGACTGCTTTGGATATAAGCAGGACAGACAGCAAATAACGGAAAAAAGAAGCATGAGGAGGGCAAGTCTATATCTGAGAAACTTGGGGTTTAATTCAGAAATAATCAACTAGGCAACACAATACCGAGTAAATCATGCACTTCTGATGTGATTCCTATCCCTTCCCTAGCTCAGATGCCTCAATTTCGGAGGTGATGATTGTCAGAGAGAGGCTAGTATCAACATCCTACTAAACCACTTGTTTCGCCCTACCCTAATTTTCTGTGAAGAGGGGTTGTGTATGAAGTCAGAAGATAGAAGAGACAGGACTTTTGATGGAAATCCCTTTTGTCCAAACAGAAACTTTTCTCCCAGAACTTTGGCCTAGTAGGTAAAATGTGCTTTGGGAGCTGGTTGGGGACAATGTCCAAGCTGATCTGAAGTTGGATCTCATCCCCTCAATGCTCCCAAACAAAACTTATCTACTCACTCCAGGTTGTACCCACAGCACCCTGCCTGAATTAGGAAAGATTTCACTTCTCTGGCCAGTGAGGAGGAGCGGAGGGGAGATGGGGGGGAGTCACGGACAAAACACTAAGAGAAGGCAAGGTCATCTCAAACATGCGAAGGTACAGTGACCATGTGGGGAATGGGAAATTAGCAAAGCTATTAGTGACCAGGAAAGGAGGGAGCAAACAGATGTCCTGGGGGTGGGGCAAGCAGTAGGCCGCTGGGAGAGAACAAGTTCACCGTTTGGGGTGGTAGAGTTAACTAGGAGGTTTCCATAACCAGGCTGGATTGCTAAGCTAGAACACCACCACGGTGGCTAAGACAGGATGACTGGGGTGGAATAGGGAAGTTCCTAATCAAAAGGGGCAGAAAATGCAGCTGCGCCCGGATGCGCTGGGGGTGAAGGAAGCGTCACATCTCCCACTACCAAGGGCAGGGAGAGAATAGCCAGAGGTACCcgaaggggatgggaggggaggctCAGAGAACCGAGGGCCTCAAAGTCCAAACAGCTGCCGCTGCGctcaactttaaagtgctacaggAAAGTCAGTTATTGTTGTCACCATCCTCATCCTcaccccccccccgccccccgcagCGCCTAAACCGGACTCCCGAGGGAGGGGCGGAGAGGGGAGGGGTGTCTCCGAGCCGGCGAGACGAGCCTcgggcatggggggaggggaaggggtctCCTGGAAGTGTTTCTCGAGGGATCCAGGTTCTCAGGCGACGGACTTTGGGGAGGGCCACGCCAGATTCCCGACCAGCAAATTGAATGGGCTGTGACAAGGAGCGGGGGGACCCCacgtgggggggggggcgggcctGGGGCCCAGAAGACGAGGACCccgggaggggggaggggggcgggccTGCCCCACGGAGGTCCTCACCGTGATGTTGCAGTGGATGCGGACGGGCTCCCCGGGCGCGGGGCCCCGCGGGGGGAGGTGCGGCCCGGGCGCCGCCCCCGccgccccggccccggccccggccagCAGGAACTCGCAGCTCAGCTCGTCCAGGCAGGCGCTGGCAATGCGGAAGCGCTCGTGGCCGCGGTGGAAGATGGACTCGAGCAGCTTCAGCTCCCGCCTCAGGCAGGGCCCCGGGCCCGGGCCCCCCCCCCGGGCCGCCCCCGGACCCCGGCGCcgccccctgcccctgccccagcGCCAGCCCCTGCCCCAGCGCCCCCAGCTGCTGCCCCGGCcccggctgctgctgctgcccctgcggCTGCGGCTGCTGCATCCTCCGCTCCGCTCCGGGGCCGGCGGGCCGGGCGCCTCCGGCCTCCGCTCCGGGCTCCGggctccgccgccgccgccgccgccgccgcggtcCGCACTTCCTGATCCCCCCTTCGCCAAGATGGCGCCGCCGCCACCTCCGGGACagaccccccccaccccccctctCCCGCCGCCGGAAGCCGCGCGCCCCGCCTCCTCTGctcctcctccccgccccccccccccgctcgTCTCACCCCCGTCACGTGACCAGGCACGTCCACCGGACCCCTCTCACGTGATGCCGCAGCCACCTccacctccttttcctcctgGATCCCCCTTGCTACCACCCCACCCCCTGCATGTGACCGGACGGGGCTTTTTCCGGGCCACGCATTCCGACCCGTTTCGCGAGCTCCCCCGTCACGTGACCGAGCCGCCGCGTGCTCACCGGGGGTGGCGTGCGAGAGCCTCTTTTGCCCTCGCTCCCCTTCCCCCCGCTCCAGCCTTGTCCTTCCCCTGCCCCGCCGAGGCTCGGTGACGGGGCTGGGCGCTGCCTGGGGCTGCGATCGCGGCCTGCGCTTCTTTATCTTCCACGACCCAATCCTCCTCTCCGttccccccatccctccccctgcccttctGGTGGCCACCATCTGGATCTCGACCTCTTTGCCTCGGACTtggcctcctccccctccccacccttgaAGGCCCCCACCCAGCCTTCcgcctctccctccctttcctcaattCTAGTCCCACTGGAGGGGGAGAAGGGCAGCAACTTAGGACTCCCGGGGCTTTCTTTTAGCGGCTCCCGAAGGCCAGGGGGTGCCGCCCTTCTTCCCCAAGCCAGCGGGGGCGAGAAGGCGGAGAACAGTCAGACCCGAGAATCCCCCACCCTCATCCCTTCCCCTGACCTGGGGTCAGGTGGCAAACACCATCTGGTCCTCCAGGAGGGCCGCGATCAGGTGGCAGCATCGCCGGCCGCTCACTAGGTGTCGCCGTTGCGAAAGACAAAGCTCGCGGCTGGCCAGCCGGGAAACGACGGCCGGTGGCCCCGGAGCAGCGGGGAAAGGCCGTCCTGGTGGGTGGCGGGGGCTGAGCGACGGTCCTCGGGCTTCCCCTCCGGGGGCCCGGGCCGAGCGGGCACCGCGCACGGTGCCTGGCACCTGGTGATCAGCGCTCGGCGAATGAACGGCTGCGCCCCAACCGACTCCCTTGCCCCTCTTTCCCCCGAAATTCTCTACAGGACTGCCTGTAGGATTTAAATTTGTGAATTCAACAAGCACtaattaagagcctactgtgtgccaggccctgccCTCGGAGGTGCTGGTGAtgcaaaggaatgaatgaaattcatttgaatttgaatgaaaacaatgaaaagaaaagcctgccctcaaggagcttaggtTTTATTGTAGGGAAACTACACATACACGTAAAAACAAAATTATGCGGAGTCAGTATAAAGAAGGGGAAGCCAGAGTAGGAACCACTTGGTACTTTCTTCTTCGTGCCAGCTTGGTGCAGGGTACGGTGACTTGGAACGTGGGTAGGACGGGAAGGTGAGGAGAGGGAGCGAGCTGAAATTCTTGTCagttgaagaaaaataaactttacagaaaaaatagaattggactGGGTGTGAGGAAACGGGACTTCGCCTGGGTGTGTGACTTTTCCTACGGGACTGACTGGGCCAGTCTGGTCTCCgacttcctcctctctaaaaacGAGGTGGTTGACTAGATCCTATGAACCTGAACACTAAGCACCTACCAGGTTCTGGGTGCCCTGGGCAAGGATGAAGTGCCAGGCCTCCAGAAATGTGCAGTCTGTGAAGGAGATGAGACATGAGAATGTGATATAAGggggaaaaacctggaaagacatgggAGAAAAGGAGCCAGAGGGCACAGGTCCAAGAAGCAGCTCAACATAAGTGGTTCACATTTGGATTCATAGACTGTTGGAAATAACAtatttaaaagtttgcaaaaccTTTCTTGTGCACTAATggtcacaacaatcctgtaaacTAGTTATTGTTATAACCCAAAATttacaggggagaaaaaaggaatagTAGAATCTTGCCTAGAACCATGTATCTATTTTTAATTGGCAGAGGCAGCCTTTGAACTTGGGACTCTTGGAATTCAGGTACAGCATTCTTTATACTACTCCACGCTGCCTCTGTTTGATCattttgatttgtgtgtgtgtttgtccttcgttgccgaagaagaccatccTAGGCTTGAGTCAGCACCCATTTGCACGTTATTCAGGACTAGGTATTCCCCCAGTGTTGTTGAGGTCCACTTCCCGATTTGGGGATTCAATTTAAGATAGACACATTTTTGACTCGTATGCCAGGACTCCCCTGgcttcttccttctcttgattGGCTACCTTGCCTTCCTCCCTAAATCAggtttcctccctttcttccagcCTTTCTCCactagaatggaagttccttgaaagtagggaatattttgttggtttttatttgtatccccagtgcttagcatacagtaagcactcaataaatgcccTATTCTCTGTCTTCTGTCATCTATGAACCCATACATGACAAACAAAACTCTGCACAATGACCTTAAATAAACATATGTTTCCTTATTTacccaaaataaatgaaagtaacaTCTGATGAGTTTTGGTGAAAAACATTCATTATAAGAGGAATGTAATTGTTTTAGGATCCTATAAACCCAGGTCATAGGAAGAAAAGTTTAAGGGAATTGGTATCTTTATTTTGGAGAATTGATGAGGGGTTAGGGTAGGGGAAGCATCATAGAAAGGCTATCATGTGGAAGTGAAGTTAGTCTTGTTCTAGCCAGATACAGGGCTAGGAGTAAGGAGCACAAGTCACAGGGACTCATTTCTGCTGTGCGTGAGGAAAATCTTCCTAGCCATTAGAGCTTGTGCCAAAGTAGAATGGCCTGCTTCATGACGTCTTCAGTTCCATatcactggaggttttcaagtaGAGGTTGGATTACCATTTGTTAGGATGGTATACAGGAGATTCCTGCTTATATTTACAGACTAAACAAAATGACCTTTggaatccctttcagctctcagaGTACATAGTCCTGTGATTCCAATCAAGAACTTCATCCTTTCTGCTATAATAAACTTGagtaagttatatggaagtgttCTGAAGAATATATAGTACTACACAAATATCTATTCCCTCGTCATCTCAAAAGACAGTAGATTACCACCCTTTGTTTCTTTATCCATTCAAAGGTCTTTACTCAGTCTTTTCCCCATGGATTACCCCAATATTCTTTACTCCAGGCTGGACATTACAGGTTTCCACTTTATCTTAAAACTCTTAATTCTTCAGCCTTTTTTCATGGCTAAGTCCTCTAAGATACACACATCTGCAAAGGTGTATTAGCCTGTGCAAACATGTCTAGACATATACATACTTTTGTATATACTGGGACCTTGCCTTTGTGTTCTAGAACCCATACTATCActgtattcccctcccccacaactcCTACGGCACTTAGGTTGATCCTACCATATCCACCTCCAGGGATTTGGGGACATTTCCGAATATTTTTAATCAaaccaaagaattaaaatgagattAGCCAAATATCAATGGAGAAGCACTTAGTAGGTAGGAGCAGGCTTCAGCACATTATAAATAAAGGAGTGTTGtcagtggaaaggacactggatttggtGTTAGTGGAATCGATGTATGTCCCACTACTACCAAGTACTACCTGAATGACATTTGGCTAAGTTACTTAAttttatctgtaatatgaggggaTTGAAGTAAATtaaagttctttctagctctaactaTTATTTTAaactaattatcaaggagaactggcATAAAGGTTATCAAAAAAATGCATGAGTGAAAAAGGTGTAGTCATATGGCAAGAGCATGGGATAGCATTGACAACTCTATCAGTATCCctgtaatatattaaaaaaaaatcgaGCTGGTCTCCT
The DNA window shown above is from Notamacropus eugenii isolate mMacEug1 chromosome 2, mMacEug1.pri_v2, whole genome shotgun sequence and carries:
- the UBE2Q1 gene encoding LOW QUALITY PROTEIN: ubiquitin-conjugating enzyme E2 Q1 (The sequence of the model RefSeq protein was modified relative to this genomic sequence to represent the inferred CDS: deleted 1 base in 1 codon), giving the protein MQQPQPQGQQQQPGPGQQLGALGQGLALGQGQGAAPGSGGGPGGGPGPGPCLRRELKLLESIFHRGHERFRIASACLDELSCEFLLAGAGAGAAGAAPGPHLPPRGPAPGEPVRIHCNITESYPAVPPIWSVESDDPNLAAVLERLVDIKKGNTLLLQHLKRIISDLCKLYNLPQHPDVEMLDQPLPAEQCTQEDVSSEDEDEEMPEDTEDLDHYEMKEEEPAEGKKSEDDGIGKENLAILEKIKKNQRQDYLNGAVSGSVQATDRLMKELRDIYRSQSFKGGNYAVELVNDSLYDWNVKLLKVDQDSALHNDLQILKEKEGADFILLNFSFKDNFPFDPPFVRVVSPVLSGGYVLGGGAICMELLTKQGWSSAYSIESVIMQISATLVKGKARVQFGANKSQYSLTRAQQSYKSLVQIHEKNGWYTPPKEDG